The following nucleotide sequence is from Solidesulfovibrio carbinolicus.
AGTGGCCCAAGAGTGCGGGGATCAGATGCTGCTTTTTGGGCAAGATGGTCGCCGCGGCGGTTGGTATGATGTCATAGAGCGGCTCCCTGATCCAGAAACGGGACGATACGAACTGACTTGGCATGACCGCAAGGCTTGGTGGCAGCAGGAGCAGGGAATTCTCGCAAACTACATCCTCCACGCCGAGACCGGCGACCAGAAATACCTTGCGTCGGCCCGGGCTGGAGCCGCTTTTTACAACATGGCCTTCTTGGATCGCGATGACGGAGATGTCTTCTTCGATGTGCAAGCCGACGGCACGCCATACTTGCTCGGCGATCGGGGTGACAAGGGAAGCCATTCCAAAAGTGGCTACCACAACATGGAACTCACCTATTTCGCCCATCTTTATACGAATCTGCTGCTCAAAAAACGCCCTGTGGTCCTGCACTTTGCCCCCTGTCTGGAAGCAGGAGGAAAGACATTTCAAGTGCAACCGATATCCCTCCCTCCAGGTCGCGTGGGCATTGCCAGCGTTACGCTGGGAGGCAAGCCATGGACAAACTTTGACGCCAAGGCCTTCACAGTTGTCTTGCCCCAATGGCAGCAACCTGAATTGCTTACCGTTACCTTGGCACCTCTCCCATAGTGGCCAATATACTCTTTCTGAATTATGAAATTGATCAATCTAGAACATGATGAGTGGCCACGATTTGGGGTGCTGTGGGCCATGCTCGCCCTTCTTGCAGTGGGCTATGCGATCGGCTGGAGCGCCGTGCATTCGATGCTGGTCAAGCGTTTGGGCATAGAATATCTGCCATACACATACATTGGCATCAGTTTGCTCGGAGTAGTCGGCAGCTCGATTTATCTTTCCTTCGCCGACGCGGTTCGGAGGGATCGCCTGCTGATCTGGTTTTGCGGCCTGACCGGACTGGCTCTGTTGGCTTCACGCTTATTGGTCACCGCCCGACCCGATGCCGAGCCCAACGCCACGCCTTCACTGGCGCTCTTTTTCGCGGCTGTTTTTTTTGCCCAGGGAGTCGGCAACGCGACCCTCGGCACACAGGTGTGGACCATTGTCAACGATCTCCTGCGCCCTTCACAAGGCCGTAGGATTTATCCAATGCTGGGCACGGCGGGAACGATAGGCGGCATCGCCGGGGGCGCTTCGATACACTTCCTGGCCGAACGCTTCGGCACTGCGAACCTGATAGTGCTTTGGGCATTTGCCATTCTGGCCATCATCCCGATGACCTTGTTCGTACGGGCGCGTTTCGGCGGGGAATTACGAGGCTTGCGGCCAAATCATCTTGCCAAGAAAGCCCACTCTGAACGTCTCGGCGAAGGGGTACGTTTTTTCCTTTCCTCCAGGATGGCCAGAACCCTTGGCGTCGTCGCCTTGCTTTTCTGGATCGTTGGCTCCATAGCGGACTTCCAATACACCAGAATCATGAACAACACATTCACCGATGAGGCGTCTCTGGCAGGATACTACGGAATTTATGGAATGCTCATCAATGCCAGCGGCCTTGTGGTGCAATTTTTTTGCAGCGCGTATTTAATTCGCCGGATCGGTGTCGGCCGAGGTTTCCTGGCCCTTCCTGCGACGGCCCTGGGAGGGTTTGCCCTGGTTGGAGCATCCTTCACCTTCTGGCCAGGCTTGGTGCTGCGCTACGCATGGGACATGGTAGGGATGACCGTCCAGGGCAATTCCTATCAACTCGCCCTCAATGCCATCCCTTCCAATTTACGCGGGCGGATGCGAGGCCTGCTTGACGGGGTGATCAATCCCCTCGGCGGGGTTTTCGGCGGACTCCTCATCCTTGGCTTGCACTTCTTTTTCGATCACCGTCTTGAAACAGGATGGAATGATCCCGTCACCTTGTCCGGCATGGTTCTTACTGTGGCCTGGATTTTCTTCGTGCTCAGCGCCAGGGAAAGCTATTTCAGCCTGCTAGAAAACAACATGAAATCCAATGAGCGCCGGACAGTCTTGGATGCGATTGAAAGCCTGGAGGAGCCTGGAAGCCAACGGGCTGCTGAACTCCTCGATCTTGCGGCAACAAGCCAAGATCCTGAGATTCGCGCCAGTGTCGCCCGCACCAGAGGAGGAAGCCGCGACCAGTATGCCTTGGCCGGCCTCCTCCAATCCGTCCACGACGAGAACTATCGGGTTCGCTTGGCGGCTGTGCGATCCCTGGCCCGGTTCCCCGCCGGCATCCCCGGGCCTGCCCAAACCGAGATTGACCGGCTGCTTGAATCTGATCCAGAGCCCCAGGTGCGAGCCGCAGCCTTCCAAGCTCTTCTGGCAGGGCATTGCGCCGGGGAAGCCCGTTCGTTAGCCGACAAGTGGCTTGGCCATACGGATCCTCGTATCCGCGCTCATGCCGTTGAAGCCGTCGGGAGGACGAACTGGGACCATCGCCCACTTCTGGCTCCCTTGCTGTCCGATCCAGCCCCACTGGTGCGGGCCTGGGCCGCACGGGTTTTGCTGCGCGAGGAAACGACCCGGGAACAAGCAACACAAGTGCTTGCCCTTGTGCTGGAAGATGTCGCAGCCGGAACAGATGCCCATGAGCTTGCTTTGGCGACCCTTCATGGCAGCGGGCCAATGCCTGCGATACAACTCCCCAGCCATATCATGGGTTCACACGATCCCGCCGTGCGCGTTCTCGCTTTGGCGTTAAGCCTTGAACAGACGGATGCCACGGCGGCGAAAACGTTGCACGAAATTTTCAACATCCTTGCCGATCCCGATAATACAGAACGGTTGCGAGCCGGTCTTGTGCCGTATTTGCCCGACTTCTCAGAACGTGTAGCGGATGCCATCCTTATGGGCTGCGCTATGTTGGACCCGGCTCGACGCAAGCTTGTCTCCCACCTCCTGACCGAGTGGCATCAGGTGTTGGAAACCCGGACCCAAGGCGTCCCATGAAAAGATTGTCCTGGCTCTGGTTGGCGCCGCTGCTGTTGGGCCTCTCGGTCGCCAGCCCGGCCCCCGCCGAGCACACGACGTCGGGCACAAGACTTGTCCGTCTTGGCGACCTGGACGCCTTGAACGCTTGGCTGGAGCATGGATCGAGCGACCCCAACCAGGCCGATGACGACGGCTGGACTCCGTTGCTGGCGGCGGCGGCCAGGGGCCGGGCCGACATGGTGGCGCTCTTGCTCAAGCATCCAGGCCACCCGTCTGATCCGGGAGTTCGCTTTGCCCCCTCGCAGGCCCTTGCGGTGCATCTGGCCGCCCAATCTGGGGATGTGGCTTCCGTGGCTCTTTTGCTCGATGCCCGCCCGGGCGATCTGGAGGAAAAACTCCCTGTCAACGGCCACACGCCGCTTCTTCAGGCTGTTTTTTACAATCGGACGGCGCTGACAAAAATGCTGCTTGATCGGGGGGCCGACACTGCGGCCACCACGCTGCGTGGTCTTTCGGCTCTCGCCTTGGCCAGGCAATTTGGCAACAGCGAGTTGATCGGCCTGTTGGAGACGAGGCCTCCTGCTGAGGAGGCCGTGGCCAAGGACTATGCCGACAATCTGGCCCGAATTCGTGAGCATCCGGCCTCCGGAGAAGAAGCCGCCCAGGCTGCCGTCGATGCTGCCGCGTCGGCCATTGCCATGGCCCTTGTCGAGGCTGGACGCCAAGGCACTCCGCCCGAGGAGTTATTGATGCGTCTGCAGCAATTGCTTGACGCCTGCCAAGTGAACCGCCTGGCAGGAGACCTGCGGCAACCGCTTCTCGTGATTGCCGTGACCGGCGGCAACGCCGAACCCCATCCTGAAAATGCCAGGAGCTTTCGGACGCTCCTCGTTAAAAGTCTTCTCGCCCGGGGAGCTGATCCGCTGCAAAAGGAAAAACATCCGATGGGCACCCAGTCCATCACACGCGCCGCAGCTTTCGGGCACGTCACCTCCTTGCGCGAAATGGCCGCAAGTCTTGAGCCGCATCGACTGAAAGCCGCGCTCAACGAAGTTCCTGCCGTGAACGGGTACACCACCCTGCATGATGCCGTCGTACGCGCAGGCACTGCGGCCGACCCCTCGGGATATTTGGAAACCATCCGCTGGGCCCGGCTCCACGGCTCTCGCGATGACCTCGAAGATTTCAACGGACTTACCCCAAGAGACCATGCCGAAGCCCTGGCGGACCCCGTCCGTCGCACTTTGGTCATGGAGGCGATGGGAAGCCCTGGCGGGCAGCCCTGAACAACGACGCAGCCAACGGCAACCCGCCATCAAAAGAGCATTACCGCTCCGGAATTTCAGTTCATTGCCATACTGTTTTCAATACTACCATTGCCTGCGCTCTTTTTCTCCTGCTAAAACCAATCCGCAGGCTTGACAAGACAGGGCGCAACTTGGGATAAAGTGACGTAAGAAAGGGTCATGCATGTCTGGATCAAAACCGCTCCAAGAAACCGTCCGCAACGATTGCCTGCTTATCGCCCTCCAAGGCAAGCTGGATGCCTCCACCACGCCCGGTCTCCAACAGCAGCTTTGCGACAAGCTACGCTGCGGGCAGAAGTTCTTAGCATTGGATTTTTCCGCTGTTTCCTACTTGGCCAGCAGCGGACTGCGGATGCTGTTGGTGCTCTCCCAACTGGCTGGATCGCTTGAAGGTCGTATCGTCTTGTGCGGGATGGACCAAACCATGCGGGATATGCTGACAATATCGGGGTTTGCTCCGTATTTCCCGCAAGCCCAGAACACGGAGGAAGCCTTTCGGCTGCTGGAAACATGAAACACCTGCCCTTAGCCCTGCTGCTGCTCTTTGTCGCGCTGCATCTGCACGCTGCGGATATCCCAACGGCGCAGATCATTGGCACAATCCATGATACGCGCACGGCATGGAATCCTTTTCATTCCTCCAATGACATGCAGTTGCAAAGCGACGGAACATTCGTTGCAAAACTCAACCTGCATACCTCGGGGGGACGCAACCGCGACGGCATTTATTCCATGCGCTTCGTCAAAGGACGCGAACTTCGGGACACGTTCAAGCGCGGCCCGGCAGCGGGAAAACTGGTCTCAGGCCCTGATTCAACCCAGGCGGGGAACATCCACTTTCGGATTCCAGCCGACGGTGTTTACACCATCACCTTCGATCCCGCCAAGCATGGTTACAGCATTTCTCCACCAGTTGAGGAAATTGATGCTGTCCGGTCATTGCAAATTAATGGATTCGTCCATGATCGCCAGGGCTTGGTCGAATGCGACGACGGACGACGAACCCGCCCGGCAGAAATATGGGATGAATGGGTGCCCTCCCATGAATTCACTCGTCGCCCGGATGGTTCGTGGGTTATTGACTTGCGCCTCTCCGCCACTGGAGGACACGAAAAAAACGGTGTCTATCAGTGCCTTCTTTCGGCCAACAATATTTCCGACTGGGGGTATGCCGCGATCCTTGGAAAGCCTGGACAGTTGGCTGGCGGCAACGGATACGACAGCCGTGTCGGCCATGCTTTCGAGACGGCCATCGTTTTCCAGGTCTCACGCGAACAAAACTACCGCATGACGGTATGGCCGGAGGAGTACCGTTTTGAAATATCGCCTCCGGTCAAGTTTTTCCAACTCCAAGAGTTCGATGTCGCAGGCAATGTGGTTCCCGAGCCCTGGAATCCCAAGCATCCCGCGCATTCGATGAAACGCGAGACCGATGGTCGATGGACCAAGGTTCTTGACCTCTCCACCGAAGGCGGGTGGGACGGACGAGGACTGTACTCGATGAATTTCTCCATTGATGGCGATTGGGCTCTCGACAGCATCGGCATGGGTGGCGAATGGGGACGCACTTGGCACTCGGCCCCCCAGGCAACAAACATCGTATTCCGCGTCAAATCCAACGGCCCTCATACCGTCACCTTGCATCCAACGAACGGCGTCTTTGACATCACCCCCGAGGTTGTTCCCCTGACCAAGATCGAAAACCTGCAACTCAGCGGCGACTTCGAGGTGTACGCTTCCGACGGATCTGGCGGCTGGAACGCTTTTGACCCCATGCACGATATGACCATGGAATCACCCGGCATTTTTACAAAAGACATTCGCCTCACAGGGGGGCGCGCCTACTCGTATAAATACTCGGCCAATCGCTTGGGCTGGGCTATCCCGCTGGTGGATTATCCCTACGACGGCTATGCCCGCCTCGCCACCCACGGCAACCCCCCGCCCATGCGTTATGACTGTCCCCGCGACGGCATTTATCGTTTCCGGGCCGACACCATCACCGGGGCCTACCACGTCGAGCTTGTCAAACACTTATAGTTGCAAAAAGACAAAGGAGAAAACCAACATGAAAAAGACGCCCGCCGTTTTCGCAGCGGCCACAGCCATCAGTTTTCTCGTCTTTGCCGTCATCGCCGTCCAGGCGGCGGAAAAACCCACCAGAAACAAACGCGTTCTTTTTGTGGCGTCAGAGTTCGGCTACTGGGGGGAGGAACTCGTTGCTCCTTATGAAATCCTCGAGGCCGCCGGCTACAAGGTGGATTTTGCCACGCCGAAAGGCGGCAAACCCCTTGCTCTGCCTCCCAGCATGGATACGAATTACGTGGACCCCCCGTTGGGCAAGAAAGTGACAACCCCGGAGATGGCCGCCAAAGTGGCTGCCCTGGAAAATTCCACCCGCCTTAACAAGCCCATCAACCTCTCGGCCTGGCTGCCCGGCAAGCCCTATCTGAGTTCCTCCACCTACCTGGACGATCTTCATGCCTACTACGACGCCCTCGACAAAGCCGACGAGGAAATCCGCAAATATGATGCCCTCGTCATTGTCGGCGGTAGCGGGCCGATCCTTGATGTGGCCAACAACAAGCGCGTGCAGGATTTGATTCGCCTTTTTCTCAAGCAGGACAAGCCCGTTGCCGGCATTTGCTATGGTGTGGCCGCCATCGCGTTTACCCGCGACGAAATCACGGACCGAAGCGTGGTTTTCGGCAAACGCGTGACAGGCCATCCCGTCGTCCACGATTACAATGACGGCCACGGATACATCAAAATCGATCACATTTTTCCCGGAGCGCCCTATCAGCTTGAGTACATCCTCAAGGATGCCGTAGGACCGGATGGGCAATTTATCGCCAACATCGGCAAACGTACTTCGGTCATCGTGGATTATCCGATCATCACCGCCCGCACCACCTTTGACTCGACCCTTTGTGGAGAGAAGCTGGTTGAAGTACTTAACCAGGGTCTTACACGGTACGGCTGGTAGACTTTTACAAACAGTCCCGTGCACTCATGAACATAGAACGCAAACTGCCACGGTCTCTCAAAACACGGTTTGCGGTTCTGGCCCTTGGGTGCGCGGGACTTATTTTTATCCTCATCGCCCCGCCCATCATCATTCTCTCCAGGACGTTGCTTTTCGAGAGGCAAGTAAGCATCGCCCGTGAACACTTTGAGACCATGTTGACGCAGGGGGACAGCGAACTGCGGGCCATACGCCAGCACGCCGTGAGCCTCGCCGACGTGTTGGAACAATGGCCGCCCAAGACCTATGAGAATTGGTTTTGGTTTCTTCGATATGGCATGGACCAACTCCCCAAAGCCGAAACGCTTCGAGTGCTTTTCTTCCAGGGCAACGCTCTGACTCCCCCAGGCATGCCAGGTTTCTACATCCGACGAGTGGGAGAGCACGCTTTCGAACAAGGGGTCATCACGTCCCAATTGGAGGACCCGCTCAGTCCTGCCCAGGCATGGTCTGGCGAGGCGCTTGAGAAGAAACCCTCGGAATATGCCGATGGCTTCTGGTCGCATCCCCATCGCCCGCCCGAATCGCCGGAGAAAAGCGTCATGACGGTGGTGGCCCCGGTTGTTCAGGCAAAAGTCCAAGAGGAAACCCTGGTCGGCTTGGTGGGCATCGATATCCCCACTCCGGTGATCCGTGACGCTATTGCTTTGCGGACAACACCAATCCGACACATGGTTTTTGTTGTTGACGCAAACCGCCGCATCGCCCTGGCCTCCATCAAGGAACCCGGACTGGGCGTGACGGAGCGAGAAGCCTTTGCCGCCAAAACCGAGGAACGACCAACCCTTCTCGCCGGCCTGGACCTTCTCTATGATCCTGAGAAACCAAGCGGATGGTTTGTTGCCGCCAATCCCATCAATGGCGAGTCAACCTGTTTTGTTTTTGACAACTTTCCCCATACTGGGCTGAAGTTTGTCCTGGCCATTCCCGTGCGTGACCTGGAAGGCGGCTGGCACAGGCTGGCCGCCGGCATCATCGGATTAGGCGTGCTTGCCATGCTGGGAATGGCCCTGCTCTTGCGCTGGACCGCCGGCCTTGCCACCCGAAACCTGGACATCCTCCGCGAAGGCGTGTCGCATCTGCGGGCGGGGAATCTGGGGACAATCCTGCCCCCAGGCGTCTCCCACGATGAAACCGCCGACATCATTGAGGCCTTCAACAGTATGGCCAGGGAACTGGAAACAGCCTTCGCTCGCGCCGAAGAAATGGCGCGGACGCAACAACGCAATGCCACCGAGATGGACCTGGCCCGGCGAATCCAGCAGGCCTCCCTGCCGGAAACCATTTTTATGCCTGGCTGCGACATTTTTGCCCGCACCTTGCCTGCCCAGGAAATCGGAGGAGACTTCTACGACTATTTCCCCCTTCCCGGCGGTCGCCTCGCCTTCGCAGTGGGCGACGTCTCGGGCAAAGGCGTCTCGGCGGCACTGTTTGCGGCACGCGCAGGGCAGTTGTTGCGGAGTGCGGCGCACTCCTGCACCCCCGGCGAGGTTATCACCCATGTCAACGCACAACTCGCCCGCTCAAACACCGAGATGATGTTCATAACCCTGTTCTTCGCGGTCTGGACTCCCGCCGCATCCCGCCTTGAATGGGTCAACGCAGGCCACAACCCGCCCCTTATAAAACGCAAAAATGGTGTTTTGGAACGCTTGGACCACCAAAGCGGCCCAGCCATCGGCCCCATACCCGGCATCGCTTATGAATGTCAGGAATTGCTGTTTTGCCAAGGTGACGAGTTACTCGTCTACACCGATGGCATTACTGAAGCTCCCGATCTCCAAGCAGAACAATTTGGCGATGCCCGTCTTGAGCACATTTTCACCACGCCTTCCACAACGTCCCTTGAGGTCCGGACCTCGGCCGTCATCGAGGCGGTCTGTGACTGGCAACCCGCCGGGGATCGATTCGACGACATTACGCTGCTGTTGGCTCGCCCCCTCGCTCCTCCCACCGTTGTCGTCGTTCCCGCAGCCCTGACGGAAATTGAAACCGTCGTCGCTGCGGTGCAACAAGCCGCCAGAGCCGGCGGCATGTCCGAAGCGGCTGTCCGGGAAATGGCTTTGGGCGTCTGCGAAGCCGCCACCAATATCATCCAATACGCCCTTGGCGAAGACATGGCCCGCACCTTCACCGTCTGCTACGGATGGAATGAAGAGGCCTTGGTCATTCGTTTCGAGGATGACGGGCCACAATTCGATCCCGACTCACTGCCGTTGGCCGACACCAGATCCCCCCTCGACCAGCGTCAAGTTGGCGGGCTGGGATGGTTTTTGCTTCGTAAAGTTACGGACGTGGCCCGACTTGACCGCGTCGAAGCGGTCAACATTCTTACCTTGGCCCGTCGGCGGGACCGTCCCACGCTTTCCTGACCAACCAACCCCAAAGGGATACGATCCATGAAAAAGAAAGATATGACCAGGCGTCCGTTGCATCTGATTCTCGTAGCTGTTTGTTTATTTTGCACCGCCTCGCGGCTCCACGCATCACCGGGCGTCCTCACGGAACAACAGGTGCAAAACGTCATTCTTGGCTGGTTCGCCACCACCAACGAACACCGTCCAACTGCGGAATTGCTTGCTTTCGCTGATGATAACATCGAGTTCCGTTATCCGAATCTGCCCGATATCCAACACGGCCACGCCGCTCTCCGGGCTTGGTACGAGAACATCCTCAAGTGGGCCTTCGATGAAGTTCACGAGGTCGTGAACTGGGAACGCATTGAGATCAAGGACAACCGGGCGGTGGTCAAGCTGCTGGTTCGCTGGGAACGCCGGGAATGGATCGTCGGAGAGGCCCACAGCCGCTATCTGGCCAATTTTTCATGGCAAACCTATGAACTGAAGAAGCTTCCGTCGGATGGACGCATCCTGGTGACCAAGAAAACCGTTGACAAATACGAACCCACCACCCCCATCTACCAACCTGCCCAATGAACAACACGAATACCGCAGTGACCATTGCGCTCACCGGGGACATTACCCATGCCAATTCCAGCCAATGGCACGAGCGCCTCTTAGCCGCTTTGCACGACGTCAAAGGACTGGTGGTCGATGCCGCTGACCTGCGAATGCTCTCCAGCGCTGGGCTAAGAATGCTCCTGTTGCTGCATCGAACGGCCGCATCCAGAGGACAGCTTTTGGCTCTGGCCTCTCTGCCTGCTGCTGCACGCGACGTCATGTCAGTCACTGGTTTTCTCCAGCACTTTGCGGTTTATGACAACGTTGAAGAAGCGCAAAAGGTATTGCAGGCCCAGCCATGAACACTCGCGTGGACCTCTATCCCACTGAAGAAATCGCCGGATGGCTCACGCGCCCAGGCCGGGTGCTTCCCTATGGCCCCTCCCTCGTGCCTGGCGGGGTGAACTTCTCGATTTTTTCCTCCGTGGCCACGTCCTGCTCCCTGGTGCTTTTTCACCGCGAGGGCGGCGCGCTGTTGGCGGAACTCCCGATTCCGCTCTCCTACCGAGTGGGCGATGTGTGGGCAATCACTGTCTTTGGCCTCAATCCCGAAACCTTCACGTACGGCTTCCGTCTGGACGGCCCGCAGCATCTGGCAGCGACACAGCGTTGCGACTTCGGGCGCATTCTCCTCGACCCTCGCTCGCGAGCCATAACCGGTCGTGATGTTTGGGGAGCTCCTGTGGATTGGACCGACAAATTTCCCTACCGTGGATTCGTCGTACCCGAGGATTATGATTGGCGGGGCGACAGGCCCCCCGGCCACTCCCCGGAGGATCTCATCATTTATGAAATGCACGTCAGAGGGTTTACCCAGCACCCCAACAGCGGCGTTGCCCATCCCGGGACGTATGCCGGCCTGGTCGAAAAGATACCCTATCTTCTCGACCTTGGAGTCAATTGCGTTGAATTGCTGCCGGTCTTTGAATTTGATGAGTATGAGCTTTCCCGTCCAAATCCCATAACCGGTGGCCTGAACATGAATTACTGGGGCTACAGCACCTCCGGCTTTTTTGCGCCCAAGGCCGGATTCGCGACCAGCGGGGCACTGGGCATGCAGTGCGATGAATTCAAGGAAATGGTGCGAGCCCTTCATGAGGCAGGCATTGAGGTCATTCTCGATGTTGTCTTTAACCATACCTGCGAGGGTGATCATCGGGGTCCGACAATCCACTTCCGAGGCCTTGACGACAAAGCCTATTACCTCCTTACACCCGAGGGCTGGTACTACAACTTCAGCGGCTGCGGCAATTCCATGAATTGCAACCACCCCATTGTGCGCGATTTTGTCCTTGAGTGCCTTCGCTTTTGGGTAGCGGAATACCATGTAGACGGGTTCCGCTTCGATGCCGCCGCTATCCTCGGACGAGGTTCCGATGGCAGCCCCCTGTCCAATCCTCCACTGCTTGAGACGGTCGCCGCAGACCCCGTGCTCAAAAAAACCAAACTCATTGCCGAAGCCTGGGACGCAGGAGGACTCTACCTTCTTGGGAAATTTCCCAATTTCGGCCGTTTTGCAGAATGGAACGGCAGGTTCCGCGATGATGGCCGGGATTTCTTGCGCGGTCAGCCGGGC
It contains:
- a CDS encoding glycogen debranching protein; translated protein: MNTRVDLYPTEEIAGWLTRPGRVLPYGPSLVPGGVNFSIFSSVATSCSLVLFHREGGALLAELPIPLSYRVGDVWAITVFGLNPETFTYGFRLDGPQHLAATQRCDFGRILLDPRSRAITGRDVWGAPVDWTDKFPYRGFVVPEDYDWRGDRPPGHSPEDLIIYEMHVRGFTQHPNSGVAHPGTYAGLVEKIPYLLDLGVNCVELLPVFEFDEYELSRPNPITGGLNMNYWGYSTSGFFAPKAGFATSGALGMQCDEFKEMVRALHEAGIEVILDVVFNHTCEGDHRGPTIHFRGLDDKAYYLLTPEGWYYNFSGCGNSMNCNHPIVRDFVLECLRFWVAEYHVDGFRFDAAAILGRGSDGSPLSNPPLLETVAADPVLKKTKLIAEAWDAGGLYLLGKFPNFGRFAEWNGRFRDDGRDFLRGQPGMAGAVATRLVGSPDLYSAGGRGPRASINFLTCHDGFTLRDLVSYNSKHNEANDEGNRDGIDDNRSWNCGIEGETPDHFINDLRLRQQKNALLFLLVSRGIPMILMGDERCRTQGGNNNTYCHDTTLNWLDWSLTKSQQELFRFTKMAIRLRLAHPVFRASEHPRGDRHGTHGIPEVVWHGCLPGKPDWDSRLVAVTLTGCFDNQPDIVYFAWNSDHEPAFLSLPEPPGGTWFTEANTGCLTPDDIHPPGGGPAMQETCFLAPRSAILLTVANSNRPCNTGAVIRYSNPDAYRESKP